A single window of Psychromonas ingrahamii 37 DNA harbors:
- a CDS encoding sulfotransferase translates to MSRKKQQLIYLAAASHSGSTMTAMLLGAHPDLCSVGELKAVHLGDKASYLCSCKTLVSECAFWQGVSEKMAQRGQDFCISAAGMDIRSGATPYILKLLKPLVRTPFMELIRDCLLSLSPIWRKQLPILQKRNADYISAIAEKAGVEIVVDSSKVGIRLKYLLKNKDLDIKVIWLVRDGRGVSLAYKNPSEYADAKDARLRGGGSDVGITQEQGRAIKEGAHEWVRCNQETEAVLATMPKEKWMQVHYEDICNNTEQTLDSIFEFIGVDSTKKRLDFKTVDHHVVGNGMRLDDAEVIELDDRWKEQLSKTELKCFYDVVGEYHNSLGYTE, encoded by the coding sequence ATGAGTCGTAAAAAACAACAGTTAATTTATTTAGCCGCCGCCAGCCATTCGGGCTCAACCATGACAGCTATGCTACTTGGCGCGCATCCTGATTTATGCAGTGTCGGAGAATTAAAAGCGGTTCATTTAGGTGATAAAGCGAGTTATTTATGTTCATGTAAAACATTAGTCAGTGAGTGTGCTTTCTGGCAGGGAGTGAGTGAGAAAATGGCCCAAAGAGGGCAGGATTTTTGTATCTCTGCGGCAGGTATGGATATCCGCAGTGGTGCAACTCCCTATATATTAAAGCTGCTTAAGCCCTTAGTGCGCACGCCCTTTATGGAATTGATTCGAGATTGTTTATTGTCGCTTTCACCCATATGGCGCAAGCAATTGCCGATATTACAAAAACGTAATGCAGATTATATTAGTGCAATTGCAGAGAAAGCGGGTGTTGAGATAGTTGTTGACTCTTCTAAAGTCGGTATTCGTCTTAAATATTTACTTAAAAATAAAGATCTCGACATTAAGGTCATCTGGCTAGTGAGAGATGGTCGTGGTGTGTCGTTAGCCTATAAAAATCCCTCTGAATATGCAGATGCCAAAGATGCTAGGTTGCGCGGTGGCGGTAGCGACGTAGGTATAACTCAAGAGCAGGGGCGTGCCATTAAAGAGGGGGCTCATGAATGGGTGCGCTGCAATCAGGAGACGGAAGCTGTATTAGCCACTATGCCCAAAGAAAAGTGGATGCAGGTTCACTACGAAGATATTTGTAATAATACCGAGCAAACATTAGACAGTATTTTTGAATTTATTGGTGTTGATTCAACAAAAAAACGCTTGGATTTTAAAACAGTTGATCACCATGTGGTCGGGAATGGTATGCGTTTGGACGACGCCGAAGTGATCGAGCTTGATGACCGCTGGAAAGAACAGTTGAGTAAAACGGAGCTTAAGTGTTTTTATGATGTGGTCGGTGAGTACCATAATTCACTCGGCTACACGGAATAG